One window from the genome of Hydra vulgaris chromosome 02, alternate assembly HydraT2T_AEP encodes:
- the LOC136076104 gene encoding uncharacterized protein LOC136076104 — MTQICMWHLLTLVKSLKEFALIAISGVTLCLLIVWYVGQTAQILWGGILSPLLFNIYINDLSVLLKKTTVDCCLGPSLVNHLLYADDIVLCAPSAKGLQILLDLCSSYAVKHGIVYNNIKSQIMFFEIYKPLINSAHFTLSGMVLTYTSQYKYLGHLISNDMQDDKDILKHVRSMYARANLICRKFSSAQIQTKIMLFNAFCSPIYGYQLWYLWRKDSFLCLCVAYNNALRLILNKPPWNSASELFVKHGAHSLNVVIRN, encoded by the coding sequence ATGACTCAAATATGCATGTGGCATTTATTGACATTAGTAAAGTCTTTGAAAGAGTTCGCTTTAATTGCTATCTCTGGTGTAACTTTATGTTTACTCATTGTCTGGTATGTTGGTCAAACAGCTCAGATCCTTTGGGGTGGAATATTGTCTCCTcttctatttaatatatatattaacgatCTTAgtgttttactcaaaaaaactaCCGTAGACTGTTGCTTGGGTCCTTCTCTTGTTAATCATCTTCTTTATGCTGATGATATTGTCCTGTGTGCACCCTCAGCCAAAGGTCTTCAGATCTTACTTGACTTATGCTCCAGTTATGCTGTGAAACATGGTAtagtttataacaatattaagtctcaaataatgttttttgaaatttataaaccCCTTATAAATAGCGCTCATTTCACATTATCTGGCATGGTTCTTACATACACTAGTCAATATAAATACTTGGGTCACTTGATCTCAAACGATATGCAGGATgacaaagatattttaaaacatgtacGCTCTATGTATGCCAGAGCTAACCTCATCTGTAGAAAGTTCAGCTCTGCACAAATACAAACAAAGATCATGTTATTTAATGCCTTTTGCAGCCCAATCTATGGATATCAGTTGTGGTATCTTTGGAGAAAAGATTCATTCCTTTGCCTATGTGTTGCATATAATAATGCACTTCGCTTGATATTAAACAAGCCACCATGGAACAGTGCTAGTGAATTATTCGTGAAACATGGTGCCCATTCACTTAATGTTGTTATTCGCAATTAA